Proteins encoded within one genomic window of Granulicella pectinivorans:
- a CDS encoding GNAT family N-acetyltransferase yields the protein MQILIRVIGLEDVPAVTALIQASVRGLQVEYTEAQREAALKTVFTVDSRLVADGGYYGAFAGDRLVGCGGWSGRKTLYGGDAQVEAIEPERLDPAVDAAKVRAIFVDPEFARQGIGGRLLQAAEDGAREAGFRRFEMGSTLSGVGLYRLRGYVEMERIEVPVADGQTIAVVKMVKRD from the coding sequence ATGCAAATCCTGATAAGAGTGATTGGTTTAGAGGACGTGCCGGCGGTAACAGCGCTGATTCAGGCCTCGGTACGCGGTTTACAGGTGGAGTACACCGAGGCGCAGCGTGAGGCCGCACTCAAGACCGTCTTTACCGTCGATTCGCGCCTCGTGGCGGACGGCGGCTACTACGGAGCCTTCGCCGGGGATCGTCTCGTAGGGTGCGGCGGATGGAGCGGCCGCAAGACCCTTTACGGCGGAGATGCGCAGGTGGAGGCCATCGAGCCGGAACGGCTGGACCCCGCCGTCGACGCTGCCAAGGTCAGAGCGATCTTCGTCGACCCGGAGTTTGCGCGGCAGGGAATCGGAGGAAGGCTCCTCCAGGCAGCGGAGGACGGAGCGAGAGAAGCCGGGTTTCGCCGCTTCGAAATGGGCAGTACCTTGAGCGGAGTGGGGCTCTACCGTCTCCGGGGTTACGTCGAAATGGAGAGGATCGAGGTGCCGGTAGCAGACGGCCAGACCATTGCCGTCGTAAAGATGGTGAAGCGAGATTGA
- a CDS encoding dienelactone hydrolase family protein, translated as MRLSAQTLLAAALLLPAAVSAHAQDWAKTRLNASPRHTEIVTLTHGDRSLKAFVVYPEVKNKATVVVLIHEIFGLSDWAKEMADELAAAGYIVVAPDLLSGAGPNGAGSEAFPTPQQAMPAVSALNADQVTADLDAAADYGKTIPSSNGKTVVAGFCWGGGKSFAFATHRKDLSAAFVFYGPGPADVSTISAPVYGFYAGNDARIGATVPATTEAMKAAHKKFEPVTYDGAGHGFMRAGEDPTNTVEANKTARTEAFARLTKLLKEIDTTKHTAAVTHHRSKNRTHNAKTPEIDCHDLPAMHASM; from the coding sequence ATGCGACTCTCCGCCCAGACCCTCCTCGCTGCCGCCCTGCTGCTTCCCGCAGCCGTCTCCGCTCACGCGCAGGACTGGGCGAAGACCCGTCTCAATGCGTCGCCGCGCCACACCGAGATCGTGACGCTGACGCACGGCGACCGATCGCTCAAGGCCTTCGTCGTCTACCCGGAGGTGAAGAACAAGGCCACCGTCGTGGTCCTGATCCACGAGATCTTCGGTTTGTCCGACTGGGCGAAGGAGATGGCGGATGAACTGGCTGCGGCAGGCTACATTGTGGTGGCACCGGATCTGCTCTCCGGTGCGGGGCCGAACGGAGCGGGCTCCGAAGCTTTTCCCACGCCGCAGCAGGCCATGCCGGCCGTCTCCGCGCTGAATGCCGACCAGGTGACTGCGGACCTGGACGCCGCGGCGGACTATGGCAAGACCATCCCCTCCTCGAACGGCAAGACGGTTGTTGCCGGTTTCTGCTGGGGTGGAGGTAAGTCCTTCGCGTTCGCGACGCATCGTAAGGACCTCTCCGCGGCCTTCGTCTTCTATGGTCCCGGACCAGCCGATGTTTCGACCATCTCGGCCCCGGTTTACGGTTTCTACGCGGGGAACGATGCTCGCATTGGAGCGACCGTTCCCGCGACCACCGAGGCGATGAAGGCCGCGCACAAGAAGTTCGAGCCCGTGACCTACGATGGAGCAGGCCATGGATTTATGCGCGCCGGCGAAGACCCCACCAACACGGTGGAGGCCAACAAGACGGCACGCACCGAAGCGTTTGCCCGGTTGACCAAGCTGCTGAAAGAGATCGATACGACGAAGCATACCGCTGCGGTGACGCACCACAGGTCCAAGAACCGCACCCATAACGCCAAGACACCCGAGATCGACTGCCACGACCTGCCCGCCATGCACGCCAGCATGTAG